The segment TTGCCGTGAGAACgtacggaaagaaaatgtgcgatgtaAACAGATAATATgtgaaaaatgctgttcaaatattatgaaCATGGATTATGTCGTCCGTCATTATGACTCGCAGCCAAAAAGCGTGTTAGGCGTTTGTATAAACAAGATTTGACGAAATTTAACGGATGTATGGACAACGAAACCTACGTGAAAAAAGATATCAAGCAAATTCCCGGTCTTCAAATTCTACATTGCAACTGTGACGTGGCGATGTGCCAGGCAAGTATAAATTCGTTTTTGCTAATAAATTCGCAAAGATGGAGTGATATTAAGTGTATATGTACATGGAAGAATGCTTGAAGAAACCAATTTTGTCTTTCATTCGCAAACATAAAGGTAACGTTATATTCTGGTATAATTTAGCTAGCCGTCACTACACTAAAGTAATGCTAGAGTGGTAATGCAGCTAATAATGTCGAATTCGTACCAAAAGAGATGAACTCTCCAAATTATCCGGAGTCTCGACCGATTGAAAAATTCTGGTCAGTTGTCAAACAACGACTTCGAAAGAGCAGGGGAACAGTCAACAGTGCTaaagaaatgcgttcaaagtagaagaaacaagaaacatgcTGATTCAGTCACATTTGCAACTGTGCAGGGCATGATGagttctattaagaaaaaatTTCGAGATTTTATCAGAACCAGAGAAATGCAATGATATAATACTGTGAAACTTAAATCAAGTCATTTATGGGtttttcgaatctcggctagacggtgctgctagagagCGTCAgtgggatttttgcactagccccgtaactgtctcgTGAAGAACTCGAGCAACTGTTTCGAAGAAGAGAATTTTGCGTGTTCCTCGTAGGGACTTCCGGTAACTTAGGTCATTTCAAATGGTACCGCATGTGTGTTATCACTACGAAAACTACTAAATAGCTAATTTTAGGACAGGCCATTAGCATGTCATGGTTCGCAAACTAAATATTGTTGTAACACAGGAAATTGAAATCGAATTGGACTGTGTGATGGCATTTGTGAGCAATGAGCCGCATTCCCTCCCTGTCGGCAGTTACTTTTAGTAATTAATAAATTCAATTGTTTTCGAGAGCGAATTAAAATTCCCTTACACAAAAGTCTGATCGATAACGGTTGAAGGACTGGCTGGCGTTGAAGTGCTAGCTTATCTAGGATTGGTTGGATTTACGACATCAAGTAGCAAATTATTTCGCACAAAGCTGTTTTTCTTCTCAAGAATCGGTTTATCATTGAGCAGTTGTAAAAATACACCATTCATTATGTACCAGCAGCATTATCAACACATAACGCAATCAGCACACAGAATTGCCTAAATCCGACTGGAAATGTTATGTGAATTATACTGCTACAGTTCAAACTATGAGTAATTTATAatcttttttctttcatttgcaGGAGTTCGCGAAAATTCGTTGGACTTATCAAATAACGTAGACTTAGACCTAATTAGGGACCGATTTCGACCTTTCTTGAACGAAAATATCAGACAGGTGAGAATGCGTAGAAAAGAATCCAAATACCTATATATGCTTTCGGGTGCTTATACTGACTGTTCATTTATTAATACAGAAACTGATTTATTTATCCATGGCACGCAATGGACTCAGCCAACTGCCCGCCTCTGAGTTTTCGCTGATCAACAGCACGCTGACTCATTTCTCTGCCATGGGAAACGTTCTGAATCGTAAATAAGTTCGACTACTTTTCGAGAAACATTTTTTCAAcgtttataaattatttttagccTTTAGTCTTCCAAGGATGGAGAACCTACGCGTCTTGGATTTAAGATATTGTGGATTATCCTTTCTGCCTGCACAGGCTTTTGTCAATACTTCGAATCTTTGGCTACTATTTCTCTCACACAATAGTCTAACCGAACTAAACGCTAATCAACTAATCGGATTGTCAGGCCTCCGTCACCTGGATATTTCGTACAATGTGCAAGCAAAATATGCCGGATTCACAGACTATGGTACTCCTGATCCGTACAATTCACTCACCGAAGGACTAAACATGAGCGAAAACACGTTCACGTGGTTAACCAATCTATCGTTCTTAGATGTTTCACATACTAAACTGTTGTCGATAAGCTCGAAAGCATTCCGTCACGTGGCGGTTCAACAGCTCAGTTTGTGCTACACCGGCATCGCTATAATCGTTGGTTCAATGATGAATGGATCGCTCAAAGTGTTGGACATTTCGGGGAATCCAGGAATATCTACGGCTATTCATCACGAGCAAAGCGACTCGCGTGGTTTCAATGTCAATCTGGAGATTCTGGTTTGTCAGAATTCGACAGTGAAACATCTAGATTGGTTGAATGGAATGATTAGCCTCCGGGTTTTGCTTCTCGGTACGAACAACATAAATCAGTTAAAAAACGGTACATTTGCTAATCTGCCCGCACTAGAGATTCTGGATCTAAGCAACAATCATATCAGTAACTGGCATCAGCAGGTGTTTAAGTATAATCCTGAACTGTACATCTTAGACCTTTCCGAAAACAATATAAACGTACTGACAACAGAAATGCTGTACGATTTTGCCAGTGTTAATTTTCTTGCCGTTGGACAAAACAGTTTCGTATGTCATTGTTTGTTGCGGGAATTTGTTGAATTAGCGGCCAAAACTTCGCAAGCCATATCGTGTCTACTGCACAATTTATTAGGACATGCCCAGGATACGTCCGATAATTACGAAGAAATGGCAGAGTTTTTACAGGACTATGGATATTCGGGTTTTAGCAACTCGTTAATTGGCGGTGAAGGATCTGCTAGTAGTATTCATAAAAGTAGGAAAGTATTTGAACCTGATCCACATTCAATCACTAATTTTTCGGAGAATGGATCGGTCAGTTTATCACATGAAGAACTTATTCCGAGTGAGGATGACCTAGCACTTGAACAAGCAGCCAAAGCAACCGAAGAATATAATGTACTTTATCGTGTAGTTCAAAGCTATGTCTCAACAATCTACGATAGTAATACCAAGTTTTTGGAATCGCTTGCAAAGTATCGACCGGTATCATCAACGTCACGATTTATTGCTATTGACTGTAGCAACAGAACCGCAACAAATGGCGGCCAGCCGGAATATGCGAACTCGTCGGATCCTTTCAATGGAGCTCAATTCCAGATAATCGATTTCGATGAGGAACGATACAAGTGCATTGATCTTGACGATTCCGAGTTCTACCTGTTCGAACAGGAACGGTGCACCTTTGATCGATCCGCCTTGCTGCCTAATCTACCGTTGCAGAACAGTACAAGCGCAAACATtgtcaaatttattttaatatttttcgggTTTGCATTGGTTGCGTTCATCATTTACATTTCCAAGTGGGAACACATCAAATACTTCTGTATTATCGTGCGGAATGCCACAATATTAAGCATGATGGCTCACAAAGCTGAATCCAAACGAAGAAGAGAGAGTGAATCATCGCCGAACGGCTGCTTTGCGTACGATGTGTTTGTCAGCTATTCGGAACAAGATCGTCAGTGGGTCCTGGAGGAGCTGCTGCCTAATCTGGAGCAAACGGAAGATATCAATGTGTGCTTGCACGAGCGTGATTTCAAGGTGAGTAAAAGTTTGAACTTTCTTTAGTTCTTTAGCGTAAGGAAACgacaaatattttttgaagttcATTTTTGCTTCTTCATTGATTTCAGAATGTTTACAGTTATTCCTTGTCAAGTTGGCAGCAAGCCAAGTCTATCTTGATTCTCCTCCGTAACATCCTtgctttttcggcgacaatccgtttatcaaatccatgccgaattcaggagccgtctccacaataCTCGGCCTTGGGCTagcgctctccagtcgcccctaacacccgctgttctagcatcctcgtcaacagcgctcatccaacgggtacggggtctgcctcgaagtcgtcggcctctgtcgggtctctgctaaatattgttttcgctggtctctcatccggcatccttgctacttgtccagcccattgtagcctgcagtattttaatcgcttcacaacatccgcatctttgtatacttggtatacgAAGATGGTCCACGCTTTGTGGCTGTAAAGTACCACCGGgtgaattagcgtcttatagagctcgaattttgtacggagttgtaggctacgggacctcagctggctacgtaatccgtagaaggccctgttatataccagccaccatatactttgttttggtagaatttaggATAAGCCccatcctcgcagcttcctgcttaagatgcgtgtacgcttcttccacagctctacggttaacactgatgatatcgatgtcgtccgcgaaccctagaagcatatgagatttcgtgatgatggtaccgcttctctgcacgccggcccttcgaatagcaccttccaatgcaatggtgAACAATagattcgatagtccgtcaccttgctttaaaccatctaacgtcacaaacgagtccgatgtctcacccgctatccctACGCTTGATTGTGAACCAtaaagggtagcacgtatcagcctaatcagttttgttggcaaaccatgttcaagcatagtCTGCCACAGcgcatttcgtttaactgaatcgtacgccgctttgaagtctataaacaaatggtgcgtctgcaagttgaattcccggaatttatcgggGGTTTGTCGCAAGGCGAACATTTgttccgtcgtggagcgtccctctcgaaaaccgcactggtattcgccaacaaaggtttcctgggGTCAATCCCCATCGGTGTATTGGTTAGCATTCATGTCGAGGACCCGGGTGacctaaaagtgttaaagtgaccataatctaacaaaaataaaataaaaaggtttcctgcaacggcctcagtctgagaaacaggatgccggagagaattttgtatgcagaatagagaagagtaatgcctcgagtaattgctgcattcgagtcgatggccctttttgtaaatagggcatatgagacaaAATATGGGCAAATATGGGCATATGGGCAAAATCGACTGTAGGGCTGTCGGAAGAAGCAAACAAGACGACGGAATAAGGATTCCTGGTGGACACCTTGCTTTCACAGGATCACTATTTGCAGAGCACTAGGTTGCTTCTGTAGACTCACGGGGTGGAAACACTTGCACAGGACTATTACTGTTCTTCACTTTTGGACTACACTGCTAGTAAAGCACTGGTACTCGTTTTCGAATATAAACGCGGTATATTTCACTTCAAACTTAAACTCTAACGTACAAGGAGGGCTGTGTTAACCTAAAGTGTACAAGTCGCACAAGCGATTTATTAAAATACATAATTATGTACATAACTAAAAATACCCCCACCACTCGCGTTTGATGTTCCACGGGAGTTCCGAGAATTCATGTTGGAACGAAAACGGCTGCGCAGATAAAGTTCCAAAGTAGTTCGTTGTCGACTAACCGGGTGCAGTACAAAT is part of the Sabethes cyaneus chromosome 2, idSabCyanKW18_F2, whole genome shotgun sequence genome and harbors:
- the LOC128735295 gene encoding uncharacterized protein LOC128735295, translated to MVGDERKAFRKSSVISSVQLGLVLFLYSSFFWHGLVGCLPRLAVAVEGTAEAESLIAKQKIDSVISARNDDIIKTKRMLAAFVDMPASSASSSGGGRKRKKFKRYRVGGAYQPSATGSASDNVLVEDGINEVHRINMANSVESEELDCILGNANNYLGHWLNSNGTINTESSRVRENSLDLSNNVDLDLIRDRFRPFLNENIRQKLIYLSMARNGLSQLPASEFSLINSTLTHFSAMGNVLNPFSLPRMENLRVLDLRYCGLSFLPAQAFVNTSNLWLLFLSHNSLTELNANQLIGLSGLRHLDISYNVQAKYAGFTDYGTPDPYNSLTEGLNMSENTFTWLTNLSFLDVSHTKLLSISSKAFRHVAVQQLSLCYTGIAIIVGSMMNGSLKVLDISGNPGISTAIHHEQSDSRGFNVNLEILVCQNSTVKHLDWLNGMISLRVLLLGTNNINQLKNGTFANLPALEILDLSNNHISNWHQQVFKYNPELYILDLSENNINVLTTEMLYDFASVNFLAVGQNSFVCHCLLREFVELAAKTSQAISCLLHNLLGHAQDTSDNYEEMAEFLQDYGYSGFSNSLIGGEGSASSIHKSRKVFEPDPHSITNFSENGSVSLSHEELIPSEDDLALEQAAKATEEYNVLYRVVQSYVSTIYDSNTKFLESLAKYRPVSSTSRFIAIDCSNRTATNGGQPEYANSSDPFNGAQFQIIDFDEERYKCIDLDDSEFYLFEQERCTFDRSALLPNLPLQNSTSANIVKFILIFFGFALVAFIIYISKWEHIKYFCIIVRNATILSMMAHKAESKRRRESESSPNGCFAYDVFVSYSEQDRQWVLEELLPNLEQTEDINVCLHERDFKVGISILENIIYCIDNSRALLLIMSESFLLSQWCQFEMHLAQHRLLETRREQLILVLLEDIPRVKRSKTLHYLMKTKTYIIWPKETETEEKQQSKNLSLKNSKKSKASRKEKNAQNLADERKLFWKRLREAIDTSADWAPQASSNEDVVVTASEEKKTAPGATVVVDDCQSSAA